CGGATGTTTGCCCCCCATGTTGTTCCCACCTCCAAAACTAGAATCTCGCGGGCAGCAACATAATCAGCCCTAATATGGCGCCTATACACGTTGCGACGAAGTCAAGAAGCTCTGGAGTCCCCTTATTCAACCACTTATCCCAGACAACTTCTTTAATGATTCCGGCCAGACATCCACCCAACAAACCGATCACAACGTTTTGGAATAGGCCGCCAAGAGCAAGGGAAATTATCCATCCAAACACCGCATGAGCAATTTTGTCTTTCACCTGAACACCTCCGAAAGGCCCGCAAAATCAATTACTCTTTGCATGGCCGAGTACGATTTTGAAAACTTACATTGCCCCTGCCAAGACGCCACTGATGAACGAAGCTTCTCGAGTTTCACTGCCCCGTCTTCATAAAGAACCCTCAGTTTTCGAAGTCTTCGCTTACTTCTGCGGATATTTGCTCTTCTCAGCAGGAGTTTATCTGCCCAGATCCGATAGCCGAGAAAATCAATTCCACGCGATACTGGAAATATTCCGGTTTTATGATTCAGTGCAAGCCTTAGCCGGTCTTCCAGATAACCTTTTATTTCGCTTAAATATTCCCGGAGTCTCTGTTTGCTGTGATCCAGAATTATGAAGTCATCTACATATCTTACGTAGTGTTTCGCGCGAAGATCATGCTTGACAAAAGTATCCAGTTCATTAAGGTAAATGTTTGCGAATAGTTGACTCGTCAAGGCGCCTATCGGGATCCCTCTGGTACATCCGCATGAACTGCTATCAATGATTGTATCTATTAGCCATAGCGTGGCTTCGCAGGAGACCCTCTTCCTAAGAAGCGTCTTTAGAACAGTATGGTCGATCGAAGGAAAATAGCTCGAGATATCCGCTTTAAGACAATATGTTCTGGATGAAGATCCCGCCAGCTTCCTTAAGAAGTAAATGGTTCTTTCAACGCCCGCATGAGTGCCCTTTCCCTTTCTGCACGCATAACTGTCACATATGAATCGCAGGTCGAAAACCGGCTCAATAACATTGCACAGTGCGTGCTGAACGACCCTGTCTTTGAAGCTTGGCGCCTGGATTATCCGCCTTTTCGGTTCACACACAACGAACTCTCTATACCTCCCTGGGGAGTACATCTTCCAGATGAGTTCGTTCTGGATGGTGATAAGATTCGCTTCAAGGTTGTCCGTGAATTCGAGTACATCTTCTCTGTATCTCTTGTTCTTTCTTGCCTTGATATACGCAAGATAGATGTTCTCAAAACTGTAGACCTTCTCGTATATGTTATTGGCTCTTTTCACATATACCTCCATAGAAACAGCGGAGAACGTTGGTTCGCTACTAGCTCTCCACCGGCGTTTCTCGTATTTCGCTATAAGCGAGGATCTGAATTCCTTTGGCATTTGCTCTGAAAGAATGCCCTTAAGCATTCTTCTTCTGGCGATTATCAAAGCAGCGCGCAGGCCAATGTTGTTGTTCCGGTTCGTAGGCTCGTTGTTCAGGTTCAAGATCAAGCCCGACCGGGCATTCGACCCATTGTTCCAGTTCCCGCCCCGGAGGGCCGCACGCAGAAACAATTCAGACCCTTATAGACTTCATCCACCCACCGATCATTTTTCCAATTTCGGTCAAGTAGCCAGCCCATATCTCGTATTTTTTCAATGGTACAAATTTCAAATTAACCGCCAACCGCACGTAACTCCTCAGAACATCCAGTTCCACGTCGAGTTCCTGCATGGTGGTCTTCTTGAAATACTTTTTGTTGCAGACGATCACTAACTCGAGTAACCTGAACATAGATCTCTTTATCTCGGCTGCCAGAGTGTGTTTTTCGCTTTTTGGAAATTGCGCCAAAACTATGTAAGCATATGCAATCATGTCTTCGATCTTCTGCTTTATTTTCAACGGCTCCATGCTATTGCCTCGCTATCGCTCGTCCTTCAGACCTTCAGGATCCAGATTCCAGATCTTCATCTGCCAAAGCAGCGCGCAGGCCAATGTTGCTGTACCGGGTCGCAGGCTCGTCGTAGAGGCCCATGATCACGCCAGCCTGGGCATACGACCCATTGTACCAGCACCCGCCCCGAAGGGCCGCACGGGTAGCGTTAAGGCGCCAGTAGGTTCTATCCAGCCATTCACTCGTTCCAGATACATCCGATGGAAGCGCCAAATCCGGGTAGTCGGT
This is a stretch of genomic DNA from Mesotoga infera. It encodes these proteins:
- a CDS encoding RNA-dependent DNA polymerase, producing MEVYVKRANNIYEKVYSFENIYLAYIKARKNKRYREDVLEFTDNLEANLITIQNELIWKMYSPGRYREFVVCEPKRRIIQAPSFKDRVVQHALCNVIEPVFDLRFICDSYACRKGKGTHAGVERTIYFLRKLAGSSSRTYCLKADISSYFPSIDHTVLKTLLRKRVSCEATLWLIDTIIDSSSCGCTRGIPIGALTSQLFANIYLNELDTFVKHDLRAKHYVRYVDDFIILDHSKQRLREYLSEIKGYLEDRLRLALNHKTGIFPVSRGIDFLGYRIWADKLLLRRANIRRSKRRLRKLRVLYEDGAVKLEKLRSSVASWQGQCKFSKSYSAMQRVIDFAGLSEVFR
- the avd gene encoding diversity-generating retroelement protein Avd, giving the protein MEPLKIKQKIEDMIAYAYIVLAQFPKSEKHTLAAEIKRSMFRLLELVIVCNKKYFKKTTMQELDVELDVLRSYVRLAVNLKFVPLKKYEIWAGYLTEIGKMIGGWMKSIRV